A genomic region of Pseudomonas migulae contains the following coding sequences:
- the colR gene encoding two-component system response regulator ColR: MRILLVEDNRDILANLADYLGLKGYTVDCAQDGLSGLHLAATEHYDLIVLDIMLPGIDGYTLCKRLREDARRDTPVIMLTARDQLDDRLQGFKSGADDYLIKPFALSELAARIEAVMRRAQGGGRRTLQVGDLSYDLDTLEVTREGRLLKLNPVGLKLLAVLMQKSPHVLRREILEEALWGDDCPDSDSLRSHVHQLRQVIDKPFAKPLLQTVHGVGYRLAEGRDGV, encoded by the coding sequence ATGCGCATTCTGTTGGTTGAAGACAACCGCGATATCCTGGCCAATCTGGCCGATTACCTGGGGCTCAAGGGCTACACCGTGGATTGCGCGCAGGACGGTTTGTCAGGCCTGCACCTGGCGGCCACCGAGCATTACGATTTGATCGTGCTCGACATCATGTTGCCGGGCATCGACGGCTACACCCTGTGCAAACGCCTGCGCGAGGACGCCCGTCGCGACACGCCGGTGATCATGCTCACTGCCCGCGATCAACTCGACGACCGTCTGCAAGGCTTCAAGTCCGGCGCCGATGATTACCTGATCAAACCCTTTGCCCTGTCTGAACTGGCCGCGCGGATCGAAGCCGTGATGCGTCGGGCGCAGGGCGGCGGCCGTCGCACTTTGCAGGTCGGCGACCTGAGCTACGACCTCGATACCCTGGAAGTCACTCGCGAAGGGCGCTTGCTGAAACTCAACCCGGTAGGCCTGAAGTTGCTGGCCGTGCTGATGCAAAAAAGCCCGCACGTCCTGCGCCGGGAAATTCTCGAAGAAGCCCTGTGGGGCGATGATTGCCCGGACAGCGACAGCCTGCGCAGCCACGTCCACCAATTGCGCCAGGTGATCGACAAACCGTTCGCCAAGCCTTTGCTGCAAACCGTGCACGGTGTGGGATATCGCTTGGCCGAGGGCCGTGATGGAGTTTAG
- a CDS encoding phosphatase PAP2 family protein, giving the protein MVSTSARPASRPLNFWVCLGVPAVAAIILVLLELTSLDMDLARLFYDPAAGDFIGRHSYFLENILHDRAKQVVIAFSVFAIFGFIGAFFIDRLKPFKRELGCLVLSLGLATSFVTPMKAVTAVQCPWSLEQFGGHETYSELLSPRPPTDKPGRCWPGGHAATGFTLFALFFVLRDRRPRLARNAFIFAFALGTVFSVSRMMQGAHFFSHNVWTAIFCWLICLGSYYYILYRPASRADRVIKAETVGA; this is encoded by the coding sequence ATGGTTTCGACCTCTGCCCGCCCCGCCTCTCGCCCGCTCAATTTCTGGGTGTGTCTGGGTGTTCCCGCCGTTGCGGCGATCATTCTGGTACTGCTCGAACTGACGTCCCTGGACATGGATCTGGCCAGGCTGTTCTACGACCCGGCGGCCGGAGACTTCATCGGACGGCACAGTTACTTCCTCGAAAACATCCTGCATGACCGCGCCAAGCAAGTGGTCATCGCCTTCTCGGTGTTCGCGATTTTCGGTTTTATCGGCGCCTTTTTCATCGACAGGCTCAAACCGTTCAAACGGGAACTGGGCTGTCTGGTGCTGTCCCTGGGACTGGCGACATCCTTTGTCACGCCGATGAAAGCGGTGACGGCGGTTCAATGCCCGTGGAGTCTTGAACAGTTTGGTGGTCATGAAACCTATAGCGAACTCCTCAGCCCGCGCCCACCCACAGACAAACCGGGCCGTTGCTGGCCTGGCGGGCATGCCGCGACCGGTTTCACGCTGTTTGCGCTGTTCTTTGTGCTGCGGGATCGGCGTCCGCGCCTGGCACGTAATGCCTTTATCTTTGCCTTCGCGCTGGGCACGGTGTTTTCCGTGAGCCGGATGATGCAGGGCGCGCACTTTTTCTCGCACAACGTGTGGACGGCGATTTTCTGCTGGCTGATTTGTCTGGGGTCGTATTACTACATCCTGTATCGACCGGCTTCCAGGGCTGATCGGGTTATCAAGGCAGAAACTGTCGGCGCCTGA
- the groL gene encoding chaperonin GroEL (60 kDa chaperone family; promotes refolding of misfolded polypeptides especially under stressful conditions; forms two stacked rings of heptamers to form a barrel-shaped 14mer; ends can be capped by GroES; misfolded proteins enter the barrel where they are refolded when GroES binds), with protein MAAKEVKFGDSARKKMLAGVNVLADAVKATLGPKGRNVIIEKSFGAPTITKDGVSVAKEIELKDRFENMGAQLVKDVASRANDDAGDGTTTATVLAQSIVNEGLKAVAAGMNPMDLKRGIDKATIAIVKELKALSKPCADTKAIAQVGTISANSDNSIGDIIAEAMEKVGKEGVITVEEGSGLENELSVVEGMQFDRGYLSPYFVNKPETMTAELDGPLILLVDKKISNIREMLPVLEAVAKAGRPLLIVAEDVEGEALATLVVNNMRGIVKVAAVKAPGFGDRRKAMLQDIAVLTGGTVISEEIGLSLESTTLEHLGNAKRVILSKENTTVIDGAGVEADIQARVLQIRQQVADTSSDYDREKLQERLAKLSGGVAVIKVGAGSEVEMKEKKARVEDALHATRAAVEEGVVPGGGVALVRALQAISELKGDNDDQNVGIQLLRRAVEAPLRQIVANSGDEPSVVVDKVKQGSGNYGYNAATGEYGDMIEMGILDPAKVTRSALQAASSIASLMITTEAMIAEIKDDAPAGGGMPDMGGMGGMGGMM; from the coding sequence ATGGCTGCTAAAGAAGTTAAATTCGGCGATTCCGCCCGCAAGAAAATGCTCGCCGGTGTCAACGTCCTGGCTGACGCAGTAAAAGCGACCCTGGGCCCTAAAGGCCGTAACGTGATCATCGAGAAGAGCTTCGGCGCTCCGACCATCACCAAGGACGGCGTGTCCGTTGCCAAAGAAATCGAGCTGAAAGACCGCTTCGAAAACATGGGCGCGCAGCTGGTCAAAGACGTTGCCTCCCGTGCCAACGATGACGCAGGCGACGGCACCACCACCGCTACCGTTCTGGCTCAGTCGATCGTCAACGAAGGCCTGAAAGCCGTCGCTGCCGGCATGAACCCGATGGACCTGAAGCGCGGTATCGACAAAGCGACCATCGCGATCGTCAAAGAGCTGAAAGCCCTGTCCAAGCCTTGCGCTGACACCAAGGCCATCGCTCAGGTCGGCACCATCTCGGCCAACTCCGACAACTCCATCGGCGACATCATTGCCGAAGCCATGGAAAAAGTCGGTAAAGAAGGCGTGATCACCGTTGAAGAAGGCTCGGGCCTGGAAAACGAACTGTCGGTTGTTGAAGGCATGCAGTTCGACCGTGGCTACCTGTCCCCGTACTTCGTCAACAAGCCAGAGACCATGACTGCCGAGCTGGACGGTCCGCTGATCCTGCTGGTCGACAAAAAGATCTCGAACATCCGCGAAATGCTGCCAGTCCTGGAAGCCGTTGCCAAAGCCGGCCGTCCACTGCTGATCGTGGCCGAAGACGTTGAAGGCGAAGCCCTGGCGACTCTGGTTGTGAACAACATGCGTGGCATCGTTAAAGTCGCAGCCGTCAAGGCTCCAGGCTTCGGCGACCGTCGCAAGGCCATGCTGCAGGACATCGCTGTCCTGACTGGCGGTACCGTTATCTCCGAAGAGATCGGTCTGAGCCTGGAAAGCACTACCCTGGAACACCTGGGTAATGCCAAGCGCGTGATCCTGTCGAAAGAAAACACCACCGTGATCGACGGTGCCGGCGTTGAGGCTGACATCCAGGCTCGCGTTCTGCAGATCCGTCAGCAAGTGGCCGACACTTCGTCCGACTACGACCGTGAAAAACTGCAAGAGCGTCTGGCCAAACTGTCCGGCGGCGTTGCAGTGATCAAGGTTGGCGCCGGTTCCGAAGTTGAAATGAAAGAGAAGAAAGCCCGCGTTGAAGACGCCCTGCACGCTACCCGTGCAGCCGTTGAAGAAGGCGTGGTACCTGGCGGCGGCGTGGCACTGGTTCGCGCTCTGCAGGCTATCTCCGAGCTGAAAGGCGACAACGATGACCAGAACGTTGGCATCCAGTTGCTGCGTCGCGCTGTTGAAGCGCCACTGCGCCAGATCGTTGCCAACTCCGGCGACGAGCCAAGCGTAGTTGTCGACAAGGTCAAGCAGGGTTCGGGTAACTACGGTTACAACGCTGCTACCGGCGAATACGGCGACATGATCGAAATGGGTATCCTGGACCCGGCCAAAGTGACTCGTTCGGCTCTGCAAGCGGCTTCGTCGATTGCCAGCCTGATGATCACCACCGAAGCCATGATCGCCGAGATCAAGGACGACGCACCAGCTGGCGGCGGCATGCCAGACATGGGCGGTATGGGCGGCATGGGCGGCATGATGTAA
- a CDS encoding co-chaperone GroES gives MKLRPLHDRVVVRRSEEEKKTAGGIVLPGSAAEKPNQGEVLAVGPGKALENGEVRALAVKVGDKVVFGPYSGSNTVKVDGEDLLVIGESEILAVIEG, from the coding sequence ATGAAGCTTCGTCCTCTGCATGACCGCGTCGTCGTCCGTCGCAGCGAAGAAGAAAAGAAAACCGCTGGCGGTATCGTCCTGCCAGGTTCGGCTGCTGAAAAGCCAAACCAGGGTGAAGTCCTGGCTGTAGGCCCGGGCAAAGCACTGGAAAACGGTGAAGTGCGCGCGCTGGCCGTGAAAGTGGGTGACAAGGTTGTATTCGGCCCTTACTCCGGCAGCAACACCGTGAAAGTTGACGGCGAAGACCTGCTGGTTATCGGCGAGAGCGAAATCCTCGCTGTCATCGAAGGCTGA
- a CDS encoding FxsA family protein, which translates to MRPFLLLFVLFPVLELFVFVKVSGAIGFFPALLLVILGSMLGVFVLRIAGLATALRARESLNRGELPAQTMLEGLMLALAGGLLILPGFVTDVLGLIMLLPISRRLLANKMRLRAEEAAIRQRAFADDLQPRGGPAPREPLGREPNVIEGEFEHRDSK; encoded by the coding sequence ATGCGCCCTTTCTTATTGCTCTTTGTACTGTTTCCGGTGTTGGAGCTGTTCGTATTCGTCAAGGTGAGCGGGGCGATCGGGTTTTTCCCGGCCCTGCTGCTGGTCATACTCGGCTCGATGCTCGGCGTGTTCGTGCTGCGTATCGCCGGCCTGGCCACTGCGCTGCGTGCGCGTGAAAGCCTGAACCGCGGCGAACTGCCAGCCCAGACCATGCTCGAAGGCCTGATGCTGGCCCTGGCCGGTGGTCTGTTGATCTTGCCGGGCTTCGTCACCGACGTGCTGGGCCTGATCATGCTGCTGCCGATCTCTCGCCGTTTGCTGGCCAATAAAATGCGCCTGCGCGCCGAAGAAGCGGCGATCCGTCAGCGAGCCTTCGCCGATGATCTTCAGCCACGGGGCGGTCCTGCTCCCCGCGAGCCGCTGGGCCGTGAGCCGAACGTGATCGAAGGCGAGTTCGAACACCGCGATTCCAAGTAA
- a CDS encoding HugZ family protein → MSVEAAKNARELLLKEYRGVLSTHSKAMPGFPFGSVVPYCLDGQGRPLILISRIAQHTHNLQKDPKCSLFVGEREAEDVQAVGRLTYLAEAEKLVDEAVIEAAAERYYRYFPDSQSYHKAHDFDFWVLNPVRHRYIGGFGAIHWVDQLTLANPFAGKAEVSMVEHMNADHAKAIAHYVDLAGLPKTEPAQLAGIDTEGMHLRIGQGLYWLPFQAPCNTPTQVREVLVFLAHAEHWPKNEVADA, encoded by the coding sequence TTGAGCGTTGAAGCGGCCAAGAATGCCCGAGAATTGCTTCTCAAGGAATACCGTGGAGTGCTCTCGACGCACTCCAAGGCGATGCCCGGCTTCCCGTTTGGCTCGGTGGTTCCGTACTGCCTGGACGGGCAGGGGCGGCCGCTGATCCTGATCAGCCGCATCGCCCAGCACACGCATAACCTGCAAAAAGATCCGAAATGCTCACTGTTCGTGGGCGAGCGTGAGGCTGAAGACGTGCAAGCCGTCGGTCGCCTGACTTACCTCGCCGAAGCGGAAAAGCTTGTAGACGAGGCCGTCATCGAAGCCGCGGCCGAGCGTTACTACCGCTATTTCCCGGATTCGCAGAGCTACCACAAGGCCCACGATTTCGATTTCTGGGTGCTCAACCCCGTGCGTCACCGCTACATCGGCGGTTTCGGCGCGATTCACTGGGTCGATCAGCTGACACTGGCCAATCCCTTCGCGGGCAAGGCGGAAGTAAGCATGGTCGAGCACATGAATGCCGATCACGCCAAAGCCATCGCCCACTACGTCGACCTCGCCGGACTGCCGAAAACCGAGCCGGCGCAACTGGCCGGGATCGACACGGAAGGCATGCACCTGCGCATCGGTCAGGGACTCTACTGGCTACCGTTTCAAGCGCCATGTAATACGCCGACACAAGTCCGCGAAGTCTTGGTTTTCCTGGCTCACGCCGAGCATTGGCCGAAAAATGAAGTGGCTGACGCTTGA
- a CDS encoding SDR family oxidoreductase, giving the protein MQLTDKVIIITGGCQGLGRSMAEYFAGKGAKLALVDLNQEKLDDTVAACKAKGVEARAYLCNVANEEQVTHMVAQVAEDFGAIHGLINNAGILRDGLLLKVKDGEMTKMSLAQWQAVIDVNLTGVFLCTREVAAKMVELNNSGAIINISSISRAGNVGQTNYSAAKAGVAAATVTWAKELARYGIRVAGIAPGFIETEMTLGMKPEALEKMTSGIPLKRMGKPEEIAHSAAYIFENDYYTGRILEMDGGLRI; this is encoded by the coding sequence ATGCAACTCACTGACAAAGTAATCATTATCACGGGCGGTTGCCAGGGTTTAGGCCGTTCGATGGCCGAGTATTTCGCCGGCAAAGGCGCGAAGCTTGCGCTGGTTGACCTGAACCAGGAAAAGCTCGACGACACCGTTGCCGCGTGCAAGGCCAAGGGTGTCGAGGCCCGCGCCTACCTGTGCAACGTCGCCAATGAAGAGCAGGTGACGCACATGGTCGCCCAGGTGGCCGAAGATTTCGGCGCGATCCATGGCCTGATCAACAACGCCGGGATCCTGCGCGACGGCCTGCTGCTCAAGGTCAAGGACGGCGAAATGACCAAGATGAGCCTGGCCCAGTGGCAGGCGGTCATCGATGTCAACCTGACAGGCGTGTTCCTGTGCACCCGTGAAGTCGCGGCGAAAATGGTCGAGCTGAACAACAGCGGCGCGATCATCAATATCTCCTCGATCTCTCGCGCCGGCAACGTCGGCCAGACCAACTATTCCGCCGCCAAGGCCGGTGTCGCGGCGGCGACCGTGACCTGGGCGAAAGAACTGGCACGCTATGGCATCCGCGTCGCGGGTATTGCGCCTGGCTTTATCGAAACCGAGATGACCTTGGGCATGAAGCCTGAAGCACTGGAGAAAATGACGTCCGGGATTCCGCTCAAGCGCATGGGCAAGCCGGAAGAGATCGCCCATTCGGCGGCGTACATTTTCGAGAATGACTACTACACCGGCCGGATTCTGGAGATGGATGGCGGGTTGCGGATCTAA
- the apbC gene encoding iron-sulfur cluster carrier protein ApbC, which translates to MSAVNRAAVEAVLRQYTDPYLNQDPVTAGCVRNIDIQADRVSVQLELGYAAGLFKSGWAQMLQMAIEGLDGVTSARVEITSVIAAHKAQAQIPGLANVKNVVAVASGKGGVGKSTTAANLALALAREGAKVGILDADIYGPSQGIMFGIPEGTRPKVKDQKWFVPIESHGVEVMSMAFLTDDNTPMVWRGPMVSGALLQLVTQTAWGDLDYLVIDMPPGTGDIQLTLAQKVPVAGAVIVTTPQDLALLDARKGVEMFRKVNIPVLGVVENMAVHICSNCGHAEHLFGEGGGVKLANQYGVELLASLPLAMAIREQADGGKPTVIAEPDSPIALVYQELARHVGARIVLQEAVSPAMPNITISDD; encoded by the coding sequence ATGAGCGCCGTCAATCGCGCAGCGGTGGAAGCCGTCCTTCGCCAGTACACCGACCCTTACCTGAACCAGGACCCGGTCACCGCCGGGTGCGTGCGCAACATCGACATCCAGGCTGATCGCGTCAGCGTCCAGCTGGAGTTGGGTTACGCCGCCGGTCTGTTTAAAAGTGGCTGGGCACAGATGCTGCAAATGGCCATCGAAGGCCTCGACGGCGTCACCAGTGCCCGGGTAGAGATCACCAGCGTGATCGCCGCGCACAAGGCTCAGGCACAGATTCCGGGCCTGGCCAACGTCAAGAATGTTGTCGCCGTGGCCTCCGGCAAAGGCGGCGTGGGCAAATCCACCACCGCCGCCAACCTCGCGCTGGCCCTGGCCCGCGAAGGCGCCAAGGTCGGGATCCTCGACGCGGACATTTACGGTCCGAGCCAGGGCATCATGTTCGGCATTCCCGAAGGCACCCGACCAAAGGTCAAGGATCAGAAGTGGTTTGTGCCGATCGAGTCCCATGGCGTCGAAGTGATGTCGATGGCGTTCCTGACCGACGACAACACGCCGATGGTCTGGCGTGGGCCGATGGTTTCCGGCGCGCTGTTGCAACTGGTGACACAAACCGCCTGGGGCGACCTGGATTATCTGGTCATCGACATGCCGCCAGGCACCGGCGACATCCAGCTGACCCTGGCGCAGAAAGTCCCTGTCGCCGGCGCGGTCATTGTCACCACCCCGCAAGACCTGGCGCTGCTGGACGCGCGCAAAGGCGTGGAGATGTTCCGCAAGGTCAACATCCCGGTGCTGGGCGTGGTGGAAAACATGGCCGTGCACATCTGCTCGAACTGCGGGCATGCCGAGCATCTGTTCGGTGAGGGCGGGGGAGTGAAGCTGGCCAATCAATATGGCGTTGAACTGCTGGCTTCGTTGCCGCTGGCAATGGCCATTCGCGAACAGGCCGACGGCGGCAAGCCAACGGTGATCGCCGAGCCGGACAGCCCGATCGCGCTGGTCTACCAGGAACTCGCCCGCCATGTCGGCGCGCGGATTGTGTTGCAGGAAGCGGTATCGCCGGCAATGCCGAACATCACCATCAGCGACGATTGA